A section of the bacterium genome encodes:
- a CDS encoding PIN domain-containing protein, which yields MPDNERTTCFIDTNIWLYAFIEGDDSTKSGIARALIQETAPMLSTQVINEVCVNLLKQANFTEEQVCQLIESFYEKYVVTELNKSVLLTASQLRQQYSLSFWDSTIIASALSVGVPILYSEDLQEGLIIERRLKVLNPFGQR from the coding sequence ATGCCAGATAACGAACGCACAACTTGCTTCATTGATACGAATATCTGGCTATATGCCTTTATCGAAGGGGATGACTCAACCAAATCGGGAATAGCACGCGCGCTGATTCAAGAAACGGCACCTATGCTTAGTACACAGGTGATCAACGAAGTATGTGTCAACTTGCTGAAGCAAGCCAACTTTACCGAAGAACAAGTATGCCAACTCATCGAGTCGTTCTATGAGAAATACGTCGTTACTGAGTTAAACAAGTCAGTGCTATTGACTGCGTCGCAACTTCGCCAGCAGTATTCCTTGTCCTTTTGGGACAGCACGATTATAGCAAGTGCACTCAGTGTGGGTGTTCCCATTCTATATTCCGAAGACTTGCAAGAGGGATTAATTATTGAAAGGCGACTTAAGGTGCTCAATCCATTCGGACAGAGATAG